One segment of Streptomyces bathyalis DNA contains the following:
- a CDS encoding PAS domain-containing protein gives MSSRPSRGAARLAAILDALPDALLLVNCNGTVVNANTIALEAFEAPGTALVGRGLLDLLPEFDAKRIPGSMRRPDEAAAELEQRQLPTRMVARRTDGSEFNVEVTSANLEDGRTPYASAFEAAFADHGPGSGNSYTGDELLMLVVRDLTGTLDTEAELARQQRQTEMILRAASEGVIGVDTNGVIVLVNPAAAQILGYRAGDLGGQDLHSLLLHSRPDGNPLPYEETTLSDTLKSGRKHRVRAGHVLWAKDGQAVPVDITTAPVRDGEQLVGAVVTFSDRRAQESLAARHEQLLAVLQDSLRGPLDQLRDELSGLAADPAGQLWPEANQILHHLAAGYARMTTLVDNVLGYQRLDAGREKLRREMTSLDSVVANGVEGAVELIGPGRAQFVVHAPPIEAEVDGERMTTALAHLIADVAGVDATGNTLVVTPGVDNTIVVAAAQRGDVVRIEVRGPYGGGDPVHLPIVRGTVERHGGVLQTHEVPGAGGSAYVLEVPLKADTAGAAESAAGGDRAGATGEGSAQRGREGNETTVMPVPAQPVRGTEAPADQPAGPWTGTGDVSDAPPAAGIPDQFQARHTQEQDEGTPTGRRRGRPSPAEAQQEQQAAAGDAAAGAEAAGMTVPQQAGAGRRSRRTLSPPPAGTDGAGMQTQPAQAEEAAGAQPLPAQQAQPGTGRRGRRPAQEQPGQPQPAEAQQAQHGQGDDGSAQAGGRRARRLARAEGETGQQGVQFAAAPGQPQPGSNGAAPAADEGAAAAQQNGAVPQQVPAQQVPAQQSAPQTEQEAGQGEQQAVEHQVVAASPILGGGPLPQNIPQQPRGLPMPGAPSAEEQASYETGHHRVQTLGQGVPVTPGMTERPGGPQSYGHSATRAPVPSPHQAHAPAPATAIPSTPSTPPGQGRRRKLAAPDQGGGQAGGQQPTGRQTQGRRGPAPGHGNPPPAREFTIGAPAAGTAEGPEPLDGPNSPVELTDGRGFPVPRQADDEMPPEPLDNPRRLLVWPEPDAATQHALSSHGYRPVIVHSREEVAAQIAARPAALFVDPLTGPITRTALQSLRTAAVAAEVPVMVTSGLGQATREAAYGADPAVLLKALAPRDSEQHPPRVLLVEERPPIAGALAASLERRGIQVAHAQTDEVAVNVAAQMRPNLVVMDAMQVSTRRAGIIDWLRVNRLLSRTPFVIYTSADMNPADLPRLATGETVLFLAERSTSDAVQQRIVDMLSKIGAQ, from the coding sequence GTGAGCAGCAGGCCATCCCGAGGCGCTGCTCGTCTCGCCGCCATACTCGACGCACTGCCTGATGCGTTGCTGCTGGTCAACTGCAACGGCACGGTGGTGAACGCAAACACCATCGCGCTCGAAGCGTTCGAGGCTCCCGGCACCGCACTGGTGGGACGAGGGCTGCTCGATCTGCTGCCCGAGTTCGATGCGAAGCGGATCCCGGGTTCCATGCGCAGGCCGGACGAGGCCGCCGCAGAGCTGGAGCAGCGCCAGCTGCCGACCCGCATGGTCGCGAGGCGCACCGACGGCAGCGAGTTCAACGTCGAGGTCACCAGCGCGAACCTGGAGGACGGGCGCACGCCCTACGCCTCCGCCTTCGAGGCGGCCTTCGCCGATCACGGCCCCGGCAGCGGCAACTCCTACACGGGCGATGAGCTGCTGATGCTCGTCGTGCGGGACCTCACCGGCACCCTCGACACCGAGGCCGAACTCGCCCGCCAGCAGCGCCAGACGGAGATGATCCTGCGCGCCGCGTCCGAGGGCGTCATCGGCGTGGACACCAACGGCGTGATCGTCCTCGTCAACCCGGCGGCGGCGCAGATCCTCGGCTACCGCGCAGGCGACCTCGGCGGTCAGGACCTGCACTCGCTGCTGCTGCATTCCCGTCCGGACGGGAATCCGCTCCCGTACGAGGAGACCACCCTCAGCGACACCCTCAAGTCGGGGCGCAAGCACCGGGTGCGCGCCGGTCATGTGCTGTGGGCGAAGGACGGGCAGGCGGTGCCCGTCGACATCACGACGGCACCCGTGCGCGACGGCGAGCAGCTGGTCGGCGCCGTGGTGACCTTCAGCGACCGGCGTGCCCAGGAATCGCTGGCCGCGCGGCACGAGCAGCTGCTGGCAGTACTGCAGGACTCGCTGCGCGGGCCGCTGGACCAGCTGCGCGACGAGCTGTCCGGGCTGGCCGCCGACCCCGCCGGGCAGCTGTGGCCCGAGGCCAACCAGATCCTTCACCACCTGGCGGCGGGCTACGCGCGCATGACGACGCTCGTGGACAACGTGCTCGGCTATCAGCGCCTCGACGCGGGCCGGGAGAAGCTGCGCCGCGAGATGACGTCCCTGGACTCGGTCGTGGCGAACGGCGTCGAGGGCGCGGTCGAGCTGATCGGGCCGGGGCGCGCACAGTTCGTGGTGCACGCGCCGCCGATCGAGGCCGAGGTGGACGGCGAGCGGATGACGACCGCGCTGGCGCATCTGATCGCGGACGTGGCCGGCGTGGACGCGACGGGCAACACCCTCGTGGTGACGCCGGGCGTCGACAACACGATCGTGGTCGCCGCGGCCCAGCGCGGTGACGTCGTACGGATCGAGGTGCGCGGCCCCTACGGCGGCGGCGACCCGGTGCATCTGCCGATCGTCCGCGGCACGGTCGAGCGGCACGGCGGTGTGCTGCAGACGCACGAGGTGCCGGGCGCGGGCGGCAGCGCGTACGTGCTCGAAGTGCCCCTCAAGGCTGACACCGCGGGCGCCGCCGAGTCGGCTGCCGGTGGTGACCGGGCCGGTGCCACGGGCGAGGGGTCCGCTCAGCGCGGCCGCGAGGGGAACGAGACCACGGTGATGCCGGTGCCCGCGCAGCCCGTGCGCGGCACGGAGGCGCCGGCGGACCAGCCCGCGGGGCCGTGGACGGGCACGGGCGACGTCTCGGACGCGCCGCCCGCAGCGGGTATCCCCGACCAGTTCCAGGCACGGCACACGCAGGAGCAGGACGAGGGGACGCCGACCGGCCGCCGCCGCGGCCGTCCCAGCCCCGCCGAGGCGCAGCAGGAGCAGCAGGCCGCAGCCGGTGACGCGGCCGCGGGTGCGGAGGCGGCCGGTATGACGGTGCCGCAGCAGGCCGGCGCGGGCCGCCGCTCGCGGCGAACGCTCTCGCCGCCCCCGGCCGGTACGGACGGCGCCGGCATGCAGACTCAGCCCGCACAGGCCGAAGAGGCCGCGGGCGCACAGCCGTTGCCCGCGCAGCAGGCTCAGCCGGGGACGGGCCGGAGGGGACGCCGCCCCGCACAGGAACAGCCGGGTCAGCCGCAGCCGGCGGAGGCACAGCAGGCCCAGCACGGCCAGGGCGACGACGGTTCCGCACAGGCCGGGGGCCGCAGGGCGCGCAGGCTCGCGCGAGCAGAGGGCGAAACCGGCCAGCAGGGCGTCCAGTTCGCGGCGGCGCCCGGTCAGCCGCAGCCCGGCAGCAACGGTGCGGCCCCGGCAGCCGACGAGGGCGCGGCGGCCGCACAGCAGAACGGTGCCGTGCCGCAGCAGGTCCCCGCCCAGCAGGTTCCGGCACAGCAGAGCGCCCCGCAGACCGAGCAGGAGGCCGGGCAGGGCGAGCAGCAGGCGGTGGAGCACCAGGTGGTCGCCGCCAGCCCCATCCTGGGCGGCGGTCCGCTGCCGCAGAACATTCCGCAGCAGCCGCGCGGCCTGCCGATGCCCGGCGCACCGAGTGCCGAGGAGCAGGCGTCGTACGAGACGGGACACCACCGCGTGCAGACGCTCGGCCAGGGCGTCCCCGTCACGCCGGGAATGACGGAGAGGCCCGGCGGTCCGCAGTCCTACGGGCACTCCGCGACCCGCGCACCGGTGCCCTCGCCCCATCAGGCGCACGCGCCCGCGCCGGCGACGGCCATACCGTCCACTCCGTCGACGCCGCCGGGTCAGGGCAGGCGTCGCAAGCTGGCGGCGCCGGACCAGGGCGGCGGGCAGGCCGGCGGGCAGCAGCCCACCGGGAGGCAGACGCAGGGCCGAAGGGGACCGGCGCCGGGTCACGGGAATCCGCCCCCGGCGCGCGAGTTCACCATCGGCGCCCCGGCGGCGGGCACCGCCGAGGGCCCGGAGCCGCTGGACGGCCCGAACAGCCCGGTCGAGCTGACCGACGGACGCGGATTCCCCGTGCCGCGCCAGGCGGACGACGAGATGCCGCCCGAGCCGCTGGACAATCCGCGGCGGCTGCTGGTGTGGCCGGAACCGGACGCCGCGACGCAGCACGCGCTCTCGTCGCACGGCTACCGTCCCGTCATCGTGCATTCGCGCGAGGAGGTCGCGGCGCAGATCGCGGCCCGTCCCGCCGCTCTGTTCGTGGACCCGCTCACCGGCCCGATCACGCGCACCGCGCTGCAGTCGCTGCGTACGGCGGCGGTCGCGGCCGAGGTGCCGGTGATGGTCACGTCGGGGCTGGGGCAGGCGACGCGCGAAGCGGCCTACGGCGCCGACCCGGCCGTCCTCCTCAAGGCCCTCGCCCCACGCGACAGCGAGCAGCACCCGCCGCGTGTGCTGCTGGTCGAGGAGCGGCCGCCGATCGCGGGCGCGCTGGCGGCGTCGCTGGAGAGGCGCGGGATCCAGGTCGCGCACGCGCAGACGGATGAGGTCGCCGTCAACGTGGCGGCGCAGATGCGGCCCAACCTCGTCGTGATGGACGCGATGCAGGTGAGTACCCGGCGTGCCGGGATCATCGACTGGCTGCGCGTGAACAGGCTGCTGAGCCGCACGCCGTTCGTCATCTACACCTCCGCCGACATGAACCCGGCGGACCTGCCGCGGCTGGCGACGGGCGAGACCGTGCTCTTCCTCGCGGAGCGGTCGACGAGCGACGCGGTTCAGCAGCGCATCGTGGACATGCTGTCCAAGATCGGCGCGCAGTGA
- a CDS encoding long-chain fatty acid--CoA ligase, with amino-acid sequence MLSTMQDVPLLVSRILRHGSTVHAESTITTWTGEGEPHRQSFGETGERAARFAHALRDELGIVRDDRIGTLMWNNAEHVEAYFAVPSMGAILHTLNLRLPTDQLVFIINHAADRVIVVNGSLLQLLAPLLPSLDSVEHIIVVGPGDTSVLEGCRQSVHDYEQLLEGRPSTYDWPELDERDAAAMCYTSGTTGDPKGVLFSHRSMYLHSMQVNMTQSMGLTDADTALPVVPMFHVNAWGLPHATFMTGVNMLMPDRFLQPGPIAEMIESERPTYAAAVPTIWQGLLSELAEKPRDISSLKLVTIGGSACPPAMMRAFEEDHGVRVCHAWGMTETSPLGTFAHPPAGLSAEDEWPYRISQGRFPASVEPRLAAPDGTFAPWDGKSPGELEVRGPWITSAYYGGATGEPLRPEDKFSPDGWLRTGDVGVITPNGYLTLTDRAKDVIKSGGEWISSVELENALMAHEAVAEAAVVAVPDEKWGERPLATVVLKEGAENVGYEELRAFLAERIARWQVPERWALIPAVPKTSVGKFDKKVLRGQFAAGELDVTRL; translated from the coding sequence GTGCTCAGCACAATGCAGGACGTACCCCTGCTCGTTTCACGCATCCTCCGTCATGGTTCGACCGTCCACGCGGAATCGACGATCACGACCTGGACGGGAGAGGGGGAGCCGCACAGGCAGAGCTTCGGGGAGACGGGTGAGCGCGCCGCGCGCTTCGCCCACGCGCTCCGCGACGAGCTGGGCATCGTGCGCGACGACCGCATAGGCACCCTCATGTGGAACAACGCCGAGCACGTGGAGGCGTACTTCGCCGTCCCCTCGATGGGGGCGATCCTGCACACCCTGAACCTCCGGCTGCCCACGGACCAGCTGGTGTTCATCATCAACCACGCCGCCGACCGCGTCATCGTGGTCAACGGCTCCCTGCTCCAGCTGCTCGCTCCGCTGCTGCCGTCCCTGGACTCGGTCGAGCACATCATCGTCGTCGGTCCCGGTGACACCTCCGTGCTCGAGGGCTGCCGCCAGTCCGTGCACGACTACGAGCAACTGCTGGAGGGCCGCCCCTCCACCTACGACTGGCCCGAGCTGGACGAGCGCGACGCCGCCGCCATGTGCTACACGTCCGGCACCACCGGCGACCCGAAGGGCGTCCTCTTCTCCCACCGCTCCATGTATCTGCACAGCATGCAGGTCAACATGACGCAGTCCATGGGCCTCACGGACGCCGACACCGCGCTGCCGGTCGTGCCGATGTTCCACGTCAACGCCTGGGGACTGCCCCACGCGACATTCATGACCGGCGTGAACATGCTGATGCCGGACCGCTTCCTGCAGCCCGGCCCGATCGCCGAGATGATCGAATCCGAACGCCCCACCTACGCCGCCGCCGTCCCGACCATCTGGCAGGGGCTGCTGAGCGAACTCGCCGAGAAGCCGCGCGACATATCGAGCCTGAAGCTGGTCACCATAGGCGGCTCCGCGTGCCCGCCGGCGATGATGCGGGCCTTCGAGGAGGACCACGGCGTGCGCGTCTGCCACGCCTGGGGCATGACGGAGACCTCGCCTCTGGGCACCTTCGCCCACCCGCCGGCCGGGCTCAGCGCGGAGGACGAGTGGCCCTACCGCATCAGCCAGGGCCGCTTCCCCGCCTCCGTCGAGCCCAGGCTCGCGGCACCGGACGGCACCTTCGCGCCCTGGGACGGGAAGTCGCCGGGCGAGCTGGAGGTTCGCGGCCCCTGGATCACCAGCGCCTACTACGGCGGCGCGACCGGCGAACCCCTGCGCCCCGAGGACAAGTTCAGCCCCGACGGCTGGCTGCGCACGGGCGACGTCGGCGTGATCACCCCCAACGGCTATCTGACGCTCACCGACCGCGCGAAGGACGTCATCAAGTCCGGCGGCGAGTGGATCTCCTCCGTCGAGCTGGAGAACGCGCTCATGGCGCACGAGGCCGTCGCCGAGGCGGCGGTCGTGGCGGTGCCGGACGAGAAGTGGGGGGAGCGCCCGCTGGCCACCGTCGTCCTCAAGGAGGGCGCGGAGAACGTGGGTTATGAGGAACTGCGTGCCTTCCTCGCCGAGCGCATCGCACGCTGGCAGGTGCCGGAGCGATGGGCGCTCATCCCTGCCGTGCCGAAGACGAGCGTCGGCAAGTTCGACAAGAAGGTGCTGAGGGGGCAGTTCGCGGCGGGAGAGCTGGACGTCACCCGGCTCTGA